One genomic window of Thermorudis peleae includes the following:
- a CDS encoding xanthine dehydrogenase family protein molybdopterin-binding subunit yields MAVTKLFGASVKRREDPRLITGHGNFTDHIRLPGMLAMAIKRSPHAHARIVRIDTSKAKAMPGVVAVYTGQDLVDKLGPVPCAWLVPDSDLKVPTYRAVAVDKVRYVGDAVAVVVAENRYIAEDAADAIEVEYEVLPAVVDQEKAAQPGAPQLYDDVPNNIAFHWKLHAGDFDAAWNQAEVRLTQRLINHRLIPTAMEPRGAVASYNPSTGELTVWCTSQNPHIHRLLFSAVTGLPETKIRVIATDVGGGFGSKIPMYAGELIASAISRDLGRPIKWVETRRENYVATIHGRDHIQYVELAAKRDGTITGLRVKAYANMGAYLSTAAPGVPTWLFGLILAGPYTIPVIHVDVYGVLTNTTPTDAYRGAGRPEATYLLERMIDLLARELNMDPAEVRRKNFIPKEKFPYTTPTGLVYDSGDYEAALNRALELVDYQALRREQEELRKQGRYLGIGFSTYVEVCGLAPSQAAGAMGFQGGLWESATVRVHPTGKVTVLTGSNPHGQGEETTFAQIVADELGVPFEDVEIIHGDTGMVPFGMGTYGSRSLAVGGTAIVMATRKIKEKATKIAAHLLEVAPEDLAFENGRFFVKGAPDRGMTFQEVALNAYLAWKMPEGVTPGLEETYFHDPSNNTFPFGCHICVVEVDPDTGSVTFRKYVAVDDVGNVVNPMIVDGQVHGGIAQGLAQAVYEFAAYDENGQLLSATMSDYALPKASMLPSFTVDRTVTPTPVNPLGAKGAGETGTIAATPAVANAIIDALAPFGIKHIDIPLTPQRIWQAVREARGH; encoded by the coding sequence ATGGCAGTGACCAAGCTCTTTGGCGCATCAGTCAAGCGGCGGGAAGATCCGCGGCTGATCACCGGCCACGGCAACTTCACCGACCATATTCGGCTGCCTGGCATGCTGGCGATGGCGATCAAGCGCAGCCCGCACGCCCACGCCCGCATTGTCCGGATTGACACCAGCAAGGCCAAGGCGATGCCCGGCGTCGTCGCGGTCTACACCGGACAAGACCTGGTCGACAAGCTGGGCCCCGTCCCCTGCGCTTGGCTCGTGCCCGACAGCGACCTGAAGGTCCCGACCTACCGCGCTGTGGCCGTCGACAAAGTCCGCTATGTCGGCGATGCCGTCGCGGTCGTGGTCGCGGAAAACCGCTATATCGCCGAGGACGCCGCCGACGCGATCGAGGTCGAGTACGAGGTGCTGCCGGCCGTCGTCGACCAGGAGAAAGCCGCCCAGCCCGGCGCACCGCAGCTGTACGATGACGTGCCCAACAACATTGCGTTCCATTGGAAGCTCCACGCTGGCGACTTCGACGCCGCCTGGAACCAGGCCGAGGTGCGGCTCACCCAACGCCTGATCAACCACCGGCTGATCCCAACGGCTATGGAGCCGCGCGGTGCGGTCGCGTCCTACAACCCATCAACGGGCGAGCTGACCGTCTGGTGCACGAGCCAGAACCCGCACATCCACCGGCTGCTCTTCTCCGCGGTGACGGGCTTGCCCGAGACGAAGATCCGGGTGATCGCCACGGACGTCGGTGGCGGCTTCGGCAGCAAGATCCCGATGTACGCCGGCGAGCTGATCGCCAGCGCGATCTCGCGCGACCTTGGTCGGCCGATCAAGTGGGTCGAAACCCGTCGCGAGAACTACGTGGCAACGATTCACGGCCGCGACCACATCCAGTATGTCGAACTGGCGGCCAAGCGCGACGGCACGATCACCGGCCTGCGCGTCAAGGCCTATGCGAACATGGGCGCTTACCTCTCGACCGCCGCGCCTGGCGTGCCGACCTGGCTCTTCGGGCTGATTCTCGCCGGGCCCTACACGATCCCCGTCATCCACGTTGACGTCTATGGCGTCCTGACGAACACGACGCCGACCGATGCCTACCGCGGCGCAGGCCGGCCGGAAGCCACCTACTTGCTTGAGCGCATGATTGACCTCCTCGCTCGCGAGCTCAACATGGATCCTGCAGAGGTTCGGCGCAAGAACTTCATCCCCAAGGAGAAGTTCCCCTACACGACACCCACGGGCCTCGTCTACGACAGTGGCGATTATGAGGCGGCGCTCAACCGCGCTCTCGAACTCGTCGACTACCAGGCACTGCGTCGCGAGCAGGAAGAGCTGCGCAAGCAGGGGCGCTACCTTGGCATCGGCTTCTCCACCTATGTCGAAGTCTGCGGCCTTGCGCCCTCACAAGCAGCCGGCGCGATGGGCTTCCAGGGCGGGCTGTGGGAAAGCGCAACCGTGCGGGTGCATCCAACCGGCAAGGTGACGGTGCTCACCGGGTCGAACCCCCACGGCCAGGGCGAGGAAACAACCTTCGCCCAGATCGTTGCTGACGAACTCGGCGTGCCCTTCGAGGACGTCGAAATCATCCACGGCGACACCGGCATGGTGCCATTTGGCATGGGCACCTACGGCAGCCGCTCCCTGGCAGTCGGCGGGACCGCGATCGTGATGGCGACCCGCAAGATCAAGGAAAAGGCTACGAAGATCGCGGCCCACTTGCTCGAAGTTGCGCCGGAAGACCTCGCTTTCGAAAACGGCCGCTTCTTCGTCAAAGGCGCACCCGACCGCGGCATGACGTTCCAAGAAGTCGCCCTCAACGCCTATCTGGCCTGGAAGATGCCCGAAGGTGTCACGCCCGGCTTGGAAGAGACGTACTTCCACGACCCAAGCAACAACACCTTCCCGTTCGGCTGCCATATCTGCGTCGTCGAAGTCGATCCCGACACCGGCAGCGTGACGTTCCGCAAGTACGTGGCGGTCGATGACGTCGGGAACGTCGTCAACCCCATGATCGTCGACGGCCAGGTGCACGGCGGCATCGCCCAGGGCCTTGCTCAGGCGGTCTACGAATTCGCCGCCTACGACGAGAACGGCCAGCTCTTGAGCGCGACCATGTCGGACTACGCCCTGCCGAAGGCCAGCATGCTGCCATCGTTCACGGTTGATCGCACGGTGACCCCGACGCCGGTCAATCCGCTCGGCGCTAAGGGCGCAGGGGAGACTGGGACGATTGCAGCAACGCCAGCCGTTGCCAACGCGATCATCGACGCGCTTGCCCCATTCGGCATCAAGCACATCGACATCCCGCTCACGCCGCAGCGGATCTGGCAAGCGGTGCGGGAGGCACGCGGGCACTAG
- a CDS encoding FAD binding domain-containing protein, whose protein sequence is MYPAPFTYFRASSVSEAVNLLVENPDAKLLAGGHSLIPAMKLRLSTPSALIDIRRIPELSGIREEGDRIVIGATTIYDDIMRNELVQRTLPILPEALNVVGDLQVRNMGTIGGSLAHADPAADLPAVVLALNAELKAVGPNGERTIPADQFFVDLFTTALEPTEVLTAISFPKPAPRTGMSYQKFANPASGYAVVGVAAVVTLGADGKVSAARVAVTGAGPYAVRRQAVENALIGQEPTADVIKQAASQASEGMTFNSDIFASEEYRAHLTRVLTERAVSRAVERARSA, encoded by the coding sequence ATGTATCCAGCCCCGTTCACCTATTTCCGAGCCTCATCGGTCAGTGAGGCCGTGAACTTGCTGGTCGAAAACCCCGACGCGAAGCTCCTCGCCGGAGGGCATAGCCTCATTCCGGCCATGAAGCTCCGCCTTTCAACGCCCTCCGCCTTGATCGACATCCGGCGCATTCCTGAACTCTCCGGTATTCGGGAGGAAGGCGATCGGATCGTCATCGGCGCGACGACAATCTACGACGACATCATGCGCAACGAGCTCGTCCAGCGCACGCTGCCGATTCTCCCCGAAGCGCTGAACGTTGTCGGCGACCTGCAGGTCCGCAACATGGGCACGATCGGTGGCTCGCTCGCCCACGCTGACCCTGCAGCCGACCTCCCAGCGGTCGTGCTCGCCCTCAACGCCGAACTGAAGGCCGTCGGGCCTAACGGCGAGCGCACCATCCCCGCCGATCAGTTCTTCGTCGACCTCTTCACCACGGCGCTCGAGCCGACGGAGGTGCTCACGGCGATCTCCTTCCCCAAGCCAGCACCCCGCACCGGCATGTCGTACCAGAAGTTCGCCAACCCGGCGTCAGGGTACGCCGTGGTCGGCGTCGCCGCAGTCGTCACGCTGGGAGCAGACGGCAAGGTGAGCGCAGCGCGTGTCGCGGTGACCGGCGCGGGGCCGTATGCCGTGCGCCGGCAAGCAGTTGAGAACGCCCTGATCGGCCAGGAGCCGACCGCTGACGTCATCAAGCAGGCGGCGTCGCAGGCAAGCGAGGGCATGACGTTCAACAGCGACATCTTCGCGTCCGAGGAGTATCGCGCCCACCTGACCCGCGTCCTCACCGAACGAGCGGTGAGCCGCGCTGTTGAACGGGCACGCAGCGCCTAA
- a CDS encoding AAA family ATPase, protein MVETQTVHDLTSVEAVQRALAEQRYVCETSLATAIYLALKLPKPLLLEGEAGVGKTEVAKVLASALGTDLIRLQCYEGLDISHAVYEWNYPRQMLAIRLLEDQQVGRDVAMQEIFSETFLIERPLLKAIRHQGRPPVLLIDEIDRADEEFEAFLLELLSDFQITIPEIGTIRATQPPYVIITSNRTRELHDALKRRCLYHWIDYPSLEKEFQILTVRLPGISERLARQVARFIQALRREDLYKLPGVAETLDWAAALLALNQQELTVEVASATLGAILKHQEDVQYIRKKKLDDLVATAVAES, encoded by the coding sequence ATGGTGGAAACGCAGACCGTACACGACTTGACATCCGTCGAAGCGGTGCAGCGGGCGCTTGCCGAGCAGCGCTACGTGTGTGAAACGAGCTTAGCAACGGCCATTTACCTCGCCCTGAAACTGCCCAAGCCGCTCTTGCTCGAAGGCGAAGCCGGCGTTGGCAAGACGGAAGTCGCCAAGGTACTCGCAAGCGCGCTCGGCACCGACCTGATCCGCTTGCAGTGCTACGAGGGGCTCGATATCAGCCACGCCGTCTACGAATGGAACTATCCACGGCAAATGCTCGCGATCCGCTTGCTGGAAGACCAGCAGGTCGGCCGCGATGTGGCCATGCAGGAAATCTTTAGCGAAACCTTCCTCATCGAGCGCCCCCTGCTCAAGGCGATTCGCCACCAGGGCCGGCCACCCGTGTTGCTGATCGACGAGATCGACCGCGCCGATGAGGAATTCGAAGCCTTCTTGCTCGAGTTGCTCTCGGACTTCCAGATCACCATTCCGGAAATCGGCACCATCCGCGCAACGCAGCCACCCTACGTGATCATTACGTCAAACCGGACGCGTGAGCTGCACGACGCGCTCAAGCGCCGCTGCCTCTATCACTGGATCGACTACCCGTCGCTCGAGAAGGAGTTCCAGATCCTCACCGTCCGGCTCCCGGGCATCTCGGAGCGGCTCGCGCGTCAGGTGGCGCGCTTCATCCAAGCGCTGCGCCGCGAAGATCTCTACAAGCTCCCGGGCGTGGCCGAAACGCTCGACTGGGCTGCAGCACTCCTGGCTCTGAACCAGCAGGAACTGACCGTTGAGGTTGCCTCGGCTACCCTCGGGGCCATTCTCAAGCATCAGGAAGACGTGCAGTACATCCGCAAGAAGAAGCTGGATGATCTGGTTGCAACTGCTGTAGCAGAGAGTTGA
- a CDS encoding vWA domain-containing protein, with the protein MTATQNFARRAITFARLLRRAGVKTTTGQAMDFVRAIEHIDIGNRLEFKEAARACLVTNKDENPVFDRLFDAFWRAKPEYVDGLPENAQPDQLVPIPPEEQPEEQEGEGGQQLPLLGAQAKTLLEVSEAPEQSDEEPSEESSDIFSYSPVEVLREKDFADLTEDELLAIRRLMQQMDWEISKRHSRRKAPSPKGRFVDPRRTMRRSLQTGGVPLTIARRQTKLKPRQLVVICDVSGSMDRYSRILLQFLYALENRAARVEAFVFGTRLTRITRLLRNRSIDEAMARVAREVQDWSGGTRIGQSLQTFNMEWARRVLRNGAIVIIISDGWDRGDPALLAREMARLQRSSYRLIWLNPLLGSPRYEPLTRGMQAALPYIDDFLPVHNLASLQALAAHLSRIDQSRPDRRQHPVLPETSQAA; encoded by the coding sequence ATGACAGCGACACAGAACTTCGCGCGACGCGCCATCACCTTCGCTCGGCTGCTCCGCCGGGCTGGAGTGAAGACGACAACCGGACAAGCCATGGACTTCGTCCGGGCAATCGAGCACATTGACATCGGCAACCGGCTCGAGTTCAAGGAAGCTGCCCGCGCGTGCCTGGTGACGAACAAGGACGAAAACCCGGTCTTTGATCGGCTCTTCGATGCCTTCTGGCGGGCCAAGCCGGAGTACGTCGACGGCTTGCCCGAGAACGCCCAGCCTGACCAACTCGTCCCGATTCCGCCCGAAGAGCAACCGGAGGAGCAAGAAGGAGAAGGCGGGCAACAACTGCCACTCCTCGGCGCACAGGCGAAGACGCTCCTCGAAGTGAGCGAAGCGCCCGAGCAGTCCGACGAGGAGCCAAGCGAAGAGTCAAGCGACATCTTCAGCTACAGCCCGGTCGAAGTCTTGCGCGAAAAGGACTTTGCTGATCTCACCGAGGACGAGTTGCTAGCGATCCGCCGGCTCATGCAACAGATGGATTGGGAGATTAGCAAGCGGCACTCGCGGCGGAAAGCACCGTCACCCAAAGGCCGCTTCGTCGATCCCCGGCGAACCATGCGCCGCAGCTTGCAGACCGGCGGCGTACCACTCACCATCGCCCGCCGCCAGACCAAGCTCAAGCCGCGACAACTCGTCGTGATCTGCGATGTCAGCGGGTCAATGGACCGCTACTCGCGCATCCTCTTGCAGTTCCTCTACGCTCTGGAGAACCGGGCTGCACGCGTCGAGGCCTTCGTCTTTGGCACCCGCCTGACGCGCATCACCCGGCTCCTGCGCAATCGCTCGATCGACGAGGCGATGGCGCGGGTTGCGCGTGAAGTGCAAGACTGGTCAGGCGGTACCCGCATCGGGCAATCGTTACAGACCTTCAACATGGAGTGGGCGCGCCGCGTGCTGCGTAACGGCGCGATCGTGATCATCATCAGCGACGGCTGGGATCGCGGTGATCCCGCATTGCTTGCGCGCGAGATGGCGCGGCTCCAACGCAGCAGCTACCGGCTCATCTGGCTCAACCCGTTGCTTGGCTCACCACGCTATGAGCCGCTCACGCGGGGCATGCAAGCAGCCCTGCCCTACATCGACGACTTCTTGCCTGTCCATAACCTGGCAAGCCTGCAGGCGCTCGCAGCACACCTGAGCCGGATCGATCAGTCACGTCCTGACCGGCGACAACATCCTGTGCTGCCCGAGACGTCACAGGCTGCCTAA
- a CDS encoding XdhC family protein: protein MRDVLPEVEQWINEGEEIALATVVRAYGSTPRPVGAKMAVTKSGRMAGSVSGGCVEGAVFEVAQEVLASGRPQLVHFGISDEMAWNVGLSCGGAIDVFVEPLVVKSSQQSE from the coding sequence ATGCGAGACGTGCTTCCCGAAGTCGAACAGTGGATCAACGAGGGTGAAGAGATCGCCCTGGCGACGGTCGTCCGGGCATATGGCTCAACGCCACGGCCGGTTGGGGCGAAGATGGCTGTCACCAAGAGCGGCCGGATGGCTGGCTCAGTCAGTGGCGGCTGCGTCGAAGGCGCCGTGTTCGAAGTGGCGCAGGAAGTGCTGGCCAGCGGCCGACCGCAGCTCGTCCACTTCGGCATTAGCGACGAGATGGCCTGGAACGTTGGGCTCAGCTGCGGTGGCGCGATCGACGTCTTCGTCGAGCCGCTGGTCGTGAAGTCTTCGCAGCAGAGCGAGTGA
- a CDS encoding XdhC family protein — MSAILSALREAIEQEIPVVQATLVQGEPLGAKMLVYEDGRTVGSLGDPDLDAQVIRDAQDVLPRGEATTRSYTRASGETVDVYLESFLPPRRLIVVGAVHIAIPLVAMAKELGYYTIVIDAREFFATRERFPHADELIVAWPDEALQKLPLGPQTDIVILSHDEKFEDPALAVALRSRAGYIGAVGSRKTSEARKERLRRAGFTDDELARIHGPIGLDIGAKTPAEIAISILAEIIAVRSGRDPRAQGLQPAKATA, encoded by the coding sequence ATGTCAGCAATTCTTTCAGCACTCCGTGAGGCCATTGAGCAGGAAATACCGGTCGTCCAGGCAACGCTCGTCCAGGGGGAGCCGCTGGGAGCCAAGATGCTGGTCTACGAGGACGGCCGAACCGTCGGCTCCCTCGGCGACCCCGACCTCGACGCCCAGGTAATCCGCGACGCGCAGGACGTGTTGCCGCGCGGCGAGGCAACGACGCGCAGTTACACCAGGGCCAGCGGCGAAACGGTCGATGTCTACCTCGAGAGCTTCCTGCCACCACGCCGCTTGATCGTGGTTGGGGCCGTGCACATCGCCATCCCGCTGGTCGCCATGGCCAAGGAGCTGGGCTACTACACAATTGTGATCGACGCGCGCGAATTCTTCGCCACCCGTGAGCGCTTCCCCCACGCCGACGAGCTGATCGTTGCCTGGCCCGATGAAGCGCTGCAAAAGCTGCCACTTGGCCCACAAACCGACATCGTCATCCTTTCGCATGACGAGAAGTTCGAAGACCCAGCGCTCGCCGTTGCCCTGCGCTCGCGTGCTGGCTACATCGGTGCCGTCGGCAGCCGGAAGACCAGCGAAGCGCGCAAGGAGCGACTGCGCCGCGCCGGGTTTACGGACGACGAGCTTGCGCGCATCCATGGGCCAATTGGGCTGGACATTGGTGCCAAGACCCCGGCCGAGATCGCCATCAGCATCCTGGCCGAGATCATCGCCGTGCGGAGCGGACGCGATCCACGGGCCCAGGGACTCCAGCCGGCGAAGGCAACGGCCTAG
- a CDS encoding nucleotidyltransferase family protein: MGQIGGVVLAAGLSRRLGQPKQLLQLGGKPALQYVIDAAKAAGLDPLLVVLGHAADTIQQHIDVAGCTVLLNPDYAAGQSTSVRTALDHLPEDVEAVVFLLGDQPLVEPAVIQALVAAFRETRAPIVQPRYAEGRGNPVLIARALFPELQQLEGDTGARPVIERHRDRVHLVDLAHYHRPADLDTWEDYEHLRQAFAHRGEAR; the protein is encoded by the coding sequence ATGGGCCAGATTGGCGGGGTTGTGCTCGCAGCTGGTTTGTCACGGCGCCTTGGCCAGCCGAAGCAACTGCTTCAGCTTGGCGGCAAGCCAGCACTGCAATACGTGATCGACGCCGCGAAGGCCGCCGGCCTCGACCCACTTCTCGTTGTCCTCGGCCATGCGGCAGACACGATTCAGCAGCACATCGACGTCGCCGGCTGCACGGTGCTCCTCAACCCCGATTATGCGGCGGGGCAGAGCACGTCGGTTCGGACGGCGCTCGATCACCTTCCCGAGGATGTCGAGGCCGTCGTGTTTCTCCTCGGCGACCAGCCACTCGTTGAGCCGGCAGTGATCCAGGCGCTGGTCGCGGCCTTTCGCGAGACCCGCGCTCCCATTGTCCAGCCACGCTATGCCGAAGGCCGAGGGAATCCAGTGCTCATCGCCCGCGCGCTCTTCCCCGAGCTGCAGCAACTCGAAGGCGATACCGGCGCTCGGCCAGTCATCGAACGGCATCGCGATAGAGTACACCTGGTCGACCTTGCGCACTACCACCGGCCAGCTGACCTTGACACCTGGGAGGACTACGAGCACCTTCGCCAAGCGTTTGCACACCGTGGAGAGGCAAGGTGA
- a CDS encoding NUDIX hydrolase, translated as MINLDPNRPVRFCPYCGGAVIERVVSGRPRPHCPACQQTFFADPKLAVAVLIDVDGQLVLQRRAIEPGLGRWSFPSGFVERGERVEDAAIREAREEVGLDVRLTRLLGLYSESGNPVVLAVYLAEPIGGTLHADHDENDAVGLFSPDALPDLAFSHDHAIIADWRALRRAASTPAHHPHETNSDHAG; from the coding sequence GTGATCAATCTGGATCCGAATCGCCCGGTGCGGTTTTGTCCGTACTGTGGCGGTGCCGTCATCGAACGCGTTGTTTCGGGCCGTCCGCGACCGCACTGCCCCGCCTGCCAGCAAACGTTCTTCGCCGATCCGAAGCTGGCCGTCGCCGTGCTCATCGACGTGGACGGCCAGCTCGTCCTCCAGCGCCGAGCAATCGAGCCTGGCCTCGGCCGCTGGTCTTTCCCCTCAGGGTTCGTTGAGCGCGGGGAACGGGTCGAAGACGCCGCAATCCGCGAAGCACGCGAGGAGGTTGGGCTCGACGTCCGGTTGACGCGCCTCCTCGGGCTCTATTCGGAATCCGGCAATCCGGTCGTGTTGGCCGTGTACCTTGCCGAGCCGATCGGCGGGACGCTGCACGCCGACCACGACGAGAACGATGCGGTTGGCCTGTTTTCTCCTGACGCCCTTCCCGACCTTGCCTTCAGTCACGACCACGCAATTATCGCCGATTGGCGTGCGCTGAGGCGAGCAGCGTCCACACCTGCTCATCATCCGCACGAGACGAACAGTGATCACGCGGGATAG
- a CDS encoding xanthine dehydrogenase family protein molybdopterin-binding subunit, translating into MVYVGQRIRRLEDERFLRGTATFLDDITLPGMLHLVLVRSPYPHARIRAIQQADALRVPGVVHIETGQTLASWLQPLPEPGDLPPDRRFRRYPLAVDRVRFVGDAVAAILAETTAAAVDAAERVSVDYEPLPALTDPEQACQPDAPRLFEDWPDNVAFMWERTHGDIDAAFAQADQVVSLTLRNQRIYAAFMEPRGAAATVDPLTQELTVWASSQVPHTLRGAIAATLGIPEYQVRVILPDIGGAFGSKGGVYPEYVLVAALAWKLRRPIKWVETRSESLLATNHARDQHQRVRAAFRRDGTLLGLDIELLADLGAYNASTTVVRTALLSAGPYRVPAHHVRALGVLTNKTPLGAYRGAGRPEAAYLLERLMDAAAAALDLDPALVRQRNLLRPSDFPYRSPTGAEYDSGDYPRVFQEALERFGYEHARALQREARQRGELLGIGIACYCEFAGPGWETATVRVHPDGSVTVLSGLAPSGQGHWTMLAQVVGDVLHLPLERIRVRTGDTAAIPQGIGTFGSRSTAVGGSAAYLAAQTVRQKAQRIAATLLEASPEDIELVEGGFAVRGTPDRVVSWQAVARAAYRFDGPPGEAEAGLEATQFFIPAGRTVPFGVHLALVRVEPETGEVQLLRYLAVDDCGRVINPLLAEGQLHGAVAQGLGQALYEAIIYSESGQPLTQTFLDYGVPRAAHVPVIDTAHVETPSPVNPLGAKGIGEAGTTAAPPALVNAVLDALRPLGVQHLDMPLTPERVWRAIQAARHRITQPV; encoded by the coding sequence GTGGTGTACGTCGGACAGCGCATTCGGCGGCTCGAAGATGAGCGGTTTCTACGTGGCACAGCAACGTTCCTCGACGACATCACGCTCCCGGGCATGCTCCACCTCGTCCTTGTGCGCAGCCCCTATCCGCATGCCCGGATCCGCGCGATCCAGCAAGCAGACGCGCTGCGCGTTCCCGGCGTCGTGCACATCGAGACCGGTCAGACGCTTGCGAGCTGGCTCCAGCCCCTCCCAGAGCCCGGCGATCTCCCGCCCGACCGCCGTTTTCGACGTTATCCCCTGGCCGTCGATCGCGTGCGGTTCGTTGGTGACGCGGTCGCTGCCATTCTTGCCGAGACGACCGCAGCGGCTGTTGATGCTGCTGAACGTGTTTCTGTCGACTACGAGCCCTTGCCGGCGCTGACTGATCCCGAACAAGCATGCCAGCCCGATGCGCCGCGACTGTTCGAGGACTGGCCAGATAACGTTGCATTCATGTGGGAGCGTACCCACGGGGACATTGACGCTGCCTTTGCCCAGGCCGATCAGGTCGTCTCGCTGACACTCCGGAACCAGCGCATCTACGCCGCGTTCATGGAGCCCCGCGGTGCTGCAGCAACAGTTGATCCGCTGACCCAGGAGCTGACCGTTTGGGCATCGTCCCAAGTGCCACATACGCTTCGTGGCGCGATTGCTGCAACACTTGGCATCCCAGAATACCAGGTACGAGTGATCTTGCCAGATATTGGCGGCGCATTTGGCTCCAAAGGAGGCGTCTACCCTGAATACGTCCTGGTTGCGGCGCTGGCCTGGAAGCTCCGCCGTCCAATCAAGTGGGTGGAGACGCGGAGTGAAAGTCTGCTCGCCACCAATCACGCGCGTGACCAGCACCAGCGCGTGCGTGCGGCCTTTCGCCGCGATGGAACCCTGCTCGGACTCGACATTGAACTACTCGCTGACCTCGGCGCATACAACGCGTCAACGACCGTCGTGCGAACGGCATTGCTTTCAGCCGGTCCATATCGGGTACCAGCGCACCACGTTCGCGCGCTCGGCGTGCTCACTAACAAGACGCCGCTGGGAGCCTACCGCGGCGCAGGTCGCCCAGAAGCTGCCTATCTCCTCGAACGGCTGATGGATGCTGCCGCAGCCGCGCTCGACCTTGATCCAGCGCTGGTGCGCCAGCGCAATCTGCTGCGGCCCTCGGATTTTCCCTACCGCAGCCCGACCGGCGCGGAATATGACAGTGGTGACTACCCCCGCGTGTTTCAGGAGGCGCTTGAGCGCTTTGGCTATGAGCACGCGCGTGCGCTGCAGCGAGAAGCGCGCCAGCGCGGCGAACTCCTCGGCATCGGCATTGCGTGCTACTGCGAATTTGCCGGACCCGGTTGGGAAACCGCAACAGTGCGCGTTCACCCCGATGGGAGTGTCACGGTCTTAAGTGGTCTTGCGCCGAGCGGGCAAGGGCATTGGACGATGCTTGCACAAGTGGTCGGCGACGTGCTGCACCTTCCGCTCGAGCGTATCCGCGTCCGCACCGGTGATACCGCAGCAATCCCCCAGGGAATCGGCACGTTCGGCAGTCGCAGCACAGCGGTCGGCGGTTCAGCCGCCTATCTTGCCGCACAAACGGTGCGCCAGAAAGCACAGCGGATTGCCGCCACGCTGCTTGAGGCCAGTCCGGAGGATATCGAACTTGTCGAAGGCGGCTTCGCGGTGCGCGGTACCCCCGACCGGGTCGTCAGCTGGCAAGCTGTGGCGCGCGCAGCCTACCGCTTCGATGGGCCACCCGGCGAGGCTGAAGCCGGCCTTGAAGCAACGCAGTTCTTCATCCCGGCTGGTCGCACTGTTCCCTTCGGCGTCCATCTCGCGCTCGTCCGTGTCGAGCCTGAGACAGGCGAAGTCCAGCTCCTGCGCTACCTCGCCGTCGACGACTGCGGGCGTGTCATCAACCCGTTGCTGGCCGAAGGGCAACTCCACGGCGCCGTCGCTCAAGGGCTTGGTCAAGCGCTCTACGAGGCGATCATTTACAGCGAATCAGGGCAGCCACTGACCCAAACCTTCCTCGACTACGGCGTCCCGCGCGCTGCTCATGTGCCCGTCATCGACACTGCCCACGTTGAGACACCAAGCCCAGTGAATCCGCTCGGAGCCAAAGGCATCGGCGAAGCTGGCACGACAGCCGCTCCGCCAGCGCTGGTCAATGCCGTGCTTGACGCCTTACGGCCGCTTGGCGTGCAGCATCTTGACATGCCACTTACGCCAGAGCGGGTCTGGCGCGCAATACAGGCAGCCCGGCACCGCATCACCCAACCGGTTTAG
- a CDS encoding CcmD family protein: MSHGLVYLFAAFFITWIILGAYILALHRQIQALRAEVEMLRAQRRQLSDAPTAGELSKQLTELP, translated from the coding sequence ATGTCCCATGGCCTGGTGTATCTCTTTGCCGCGTTCTTCATCACGTGGATTATCCTTGGTGCCTACATCCTGGCACTGCACCGGCAAATCCAAGCGCTTCGGGCAGAAGTTGAGATGCTCCGCGCGCAGCGTCGCCAACTCAGCGATGCACCAACGGCTGGTGAGCTTTCGAAGCAGCTGACTGAACTGCCGTAA